In Selenomonadales bacterium, one genomic interval encodes:
- a CDS encoding response regulator transcription factor, translated as MYKLLLVDDEASFLKGLTLSLEHEGYEVHAAYDGNEALAAFSRLAPDLVILDVMLPGLDGFAVCEAIRRKATVPILMLTARSEDVDKILGLEKGADDYLTKPFNTRELVARVRALLRRKDWSRSSGEETRLSVGDLVIDTGKRKVSVTGRPVDLTNKEYDILLTLATNRGKTFSRENLLQLVWGYSHLGDLRNVDVHIGRLRAKIEEDPACPKYVLTRWGAGYYLRENDHAT; from the coding sequence ATGTATAAGCTACTCTTAGTCGACGACGAAGCTAGCTTTCTTAAGGGGCTCACCCTCAGTTTGGAGCACGAGGGGTATGAAGTGCATGCCGCCTACGACGGCAACGAAGCGCTTGCCGCCTTTAGTCGCCTTGCCCCAGACCTAGTAATACTTGATGTCATGCTGCCCGGTCTAGACGGGTTCGCTGTCTGCGAAGCCATCAGGCGAAAGGCCACTGTCCCAATATTGATGCTTACGGCGCGCAGCGAAGACGTAGACAAGATTCTGGGCTTAGAAAAAGGTGCCGACGATTACCTGACGAAGCCCTTTAACACGCGCGAGTTAGTAGCGCGTGTGCGCGCATTGCTGCGCCGCAAAGATTGGAGCCGCAGCTCTGGCGAGGAAACGCGCCTCAGCGTGGGGGACTTAGTCATAGATACGGGTAAGCGCAAGGTGTCCGTCACAGGGCGACCTGTCGACTTAACCAATAAAGAATACGATATTTTGCTAACGCTGGCTACTAACCGCGGCAAAACGTTTTCGCGCGAGAACCTGCTGCAGCTCGTGTGGGGATACAGCCACTTAGGCGATTTGCGCAACGTCGACGTGCACATAGGGCGCCTGCGGGCCAAAATAGAAGAAGACCCAGCCTGCCCCAAGTACGTGCTAACGCGATGGGGCGCCGGGTACTATTTACGAGAAAACGATCATGCGACTTAG
- a CDS encoding sigma-70 family RNA polymerase sigma factor — protein sequence MDLDERGLEQERQLVERAKRDPEAFGLLYERHYDSVYNYVLRRTGHVQTAQDIVSETFFIALRSLGKFKWQGVPFSAWLYRIAINELAGHFRRGRAKTVSLEALREEGFEPLADSDVEREALACQEEIDRYLEYHAVRKAVNDLPERYQDVVALRFFAGKQVAEIGVILGKPVGTVKSLLHRGIERLRQTLTQARQGATFSEASTYVEKGRGLHGD from the coding sequence GTGGATCTCGATGAGCGCGGCCTAGAACAGGAACGTCAGCTAGTGGAACGGGCCAAACGAGACCCGGAGGCTTTTGGCCTGCTTTACGAGCGGCACTACGATTCTGTCTATAACTATGTACTGCGCCGCACCGGACACGTGCAGACCGCGCAGGACATTGTCAGCGAGACGTTCTTTATTGCGCTGCGTAGCTTAGGCAAGTTTAAGTGGCAGGGCGTACCCTTCTCGGCTTGGCTCTACCGAATCGCTATCAATGAGCTGGCCGGCCACTTCCGCCGCGGGCGCGCTAAGACTGTCTCGCTGGAAGCCCTGCGCGAGGAGGGGTTTGAGCCGTTAGCGGACAGCGATGTTGAACGCGAGGCGCTCGCCTGTCAGGAAGAGATAGACCGCTACCTTGAGTATCACGCCGTGAGGAAGGCCGTGAACGACCTACCGGAGCGATACCAAGACGTGGTCGCGTTGCGTTTTTTCGCCGGCAAGCAGGTAGCCGAGATCGGCGTAATCCTAGGCAAGCCGGTAGGTACCGTAAAGTCGCTCCTGCACCGCGGGATAGAAAGACTAAGGCAAACGCTCACACAGGCAAGACAAGGTGCAACCTTTAGCGAGGCGTCGACTTATGTAGAGAAAGGGAGGGGATTGCATGGAGACTAA
- a CDS encoding HAMP domain-containing histidine kinase, with product MRLSLRLRLPLTYLLVIAMAVVGLGLIIQQFLHEHFLSERRAALLIQSNIIANSAREAMLDSKLDLARMTRTFAEQLRARVIITDTSGLVLADAFDQLTGHALTHPALPSSLMGNTEVLERHTNVGRATLYVLAPIFRDHYGEGGVPTELMGREQIGVAFIASSLDDVYASLDLLERRLLVGSAAVALIAAIMGLGLASSITSPLVHLTQAVGKICDGEQTARVAESGDEEIYELGVAFNHMSERVHALEAARMRFISDASHEMRAPLAAMKALIDPLVTDPSINSDTRQELLLDLVREIDRLSTLVADLLQLARLDSRAALVREHCDLAHLTRRVVASLSALARTRRVSVTTNIPREVPYVGDEAALHRAIFNIVDNAIKFADNAVHIALSTTPEAISLCVVDDGPGIPLEAKARIFERFYRVDASRARATGGSGLGLAIAYEVVQAHEGNIRVETAHGHGATFLLSLPVPVTTPPS from the coding sequence ATGCGACTTAGCCTCAGGCTGCGACTGCCGCTTACTTACTTGCTCGTCATCGCCATGGCTGTAGTGGGACTAGGGCTCATCATACAGCAGTTTTTGCACGAGCATTTTCTTAGTGAGCGGCGCGCAGCCTTGCTGATACAGAGCAACATTATCGCCAACAGCGCGCGGGAAGCCATGCTTGATAGTAAGCTTGACCTAGCGCGCATGACCCGCACTTTCGCCGAGCAGTTACGGGCGCGTGTCATTATTACGGATACGTCAGGTCTGGTGTTAGCGGATGCGTTTGACCAACTCACGGGGCACGCACTCACGCACCCGGCGCTGCCGAGTAGCCTTATGGGAAACACCGAGGTCTTGGAACGGCACACGAATGTAGGGCGGGCTACTCTCTACGTGTTGGCGCCGATTTTCCGCGACCATTACGGCGAAGGGGGAGTCCCTACCGAGCTGATGGGGCGCGAGCAAATCGGCGTGGCCTTTATTGCCAGCAGCCTCGACGATGTCTACGCTTCTCTCGATCTCCTTGAGCGGCGGCTGCTAGTGGGGAGCGCGGCAGTCGCCCTGATTGCCGCCATCATGGGACTCGGGCTAGCGTCAAGTATAACTTCTCCGCTTGTGCACCTGACGCAAGCCGTTGGCAAAATATGCGATGGGGAACAGACGGCTAGGGTGGCCGAGAGCGGCGATGAAGAGATCTACGAGCTTGGCGTAGCATTTAATCATATGAGCGAGCGAGTGCATGCGCTAGAAGCGGCTCGCATGCGCTTTATTTCCGACGCTTCCCACGAAATGCGCGCTCCCTTAGCGGCCATGAAGGCGCTTATCGACCCGCTGGTGACCGACCCAAGCATAAACTCTGATACCCGACAAGAACTGCTGCTTGACCTCGTGCGGGAAATAGACAGGCTCAGCACTCTCGTGGCAGACCTGCTCCAGCTAGCCCGCCTCGACAGCCGAGCGGCGCTAGTGCGTGAACACTGCGACTTAGCACACCTAACCCGGCGGGTGGTAGCGAGCCTGTCGGCTCTTGCCAGGACGCGGCGAGTCAGTGTGACGACGAACATTCCGCGGGAGGTCCCTTACGTGGGGGATGAAGCCGCGCTGCACCGAGCGATCTTTAACATAGTAGACAACGCCATCAAGTTTGCCGACAACGCCGTACATATTGCCTTAAGCACTACTCCCGAGGCGATTTCGCTCTGTGTCGTGGATGACGGTCCTGGGATTCCGCTCGAAGCTAAGGCGAGGATTTTTGAACGCTTCTATCGTGTCGACGCATCACGCGCACGCGCTACAGGCGGTAGCGGGCTG